The following proteins are encoded in a genomic region of Protaetiibacter sp. SSC-01:
- a CDS encoding 1-phosphofructokinase family hexose kinase, with product MITCLGLSPALDVTYGVPELEVGDIHRPDWKLALPGGKSLNVARAVHTLGGFVRAIAPLGGAVGEGIRATLDADGVLVEPVPSSEPTRMCVSVVDASNGRITEFYERAPELDDAAWEAVAAALARVHRGWLAVSGSVPEARTVVLAEALASAVDRGVRLAVDLRGSALAAVLERTRPELVKVNRAEAEEAVGAGDLEELAARLRARGASVAIVTDGASGSLGVDAEGAWRVTSPPVGRYTVGAGDSFLAGLLLALDDGIALPEALRSASAVAAANTLRPGAAVFDPADVAPLAARIEVRYLAGAEAGAAPETADA from the coding sequence GTGATCACGTGCCTCGGGCTCTCGCCCGCACTCGACGTCACCTACGGTGTGCCGGAGCTCGAGGTGGGCGATATCCACCGGCCCGATTGGAAGCTCGCGCTCCCGGGAGGCAAGTCGCTCAACGTCGCTCGCGCGGTTCACACGCTCGGCGGCTTCGTGCGTGCGATCGCGCCCCTCGGCGGCGCCGTCGGCGAGGGCATCCGCGCCACGCTCGACGCCGACGGCGTGCTTGTCGAGCCCGTGCCGTCGAGCGAGCCGACGCGCATGTGCGTGAGCGTCGTCGACGCCTCGAACGGGCGCATCACCGAGTTCTACGAGCGGGCGCCGGAGCTCGACGACGCGGCCTGGGAGGCGGTCGCCGCGGCCCTCGCGCGCGTGCACAGGGGCTGGCTCGCCGTGTCGGGCTCGGTGCCCGAAGCCCGCACCGTGGTGCTCGCGGAGGCGCTCGCGTCAGCGGTCGATCGAGGGGTGCGGCTCGCCGTCGACCTCCGCGGTTCCGCACTCGCCGCCGTGCTCGAGCGCACGCGTCCCGAGCTCGTCAAGGTCAACCGCGCGGAGGCCGAGGAGGCGGTCGGCGCGGGGGACCTGGAGGAGCTCGCGGCCCGCCTGCGCGCGCGGGGCGCGAGCGTCGCGATCGTCACCGACGGCGCATCCGGGAGCCTCGGGGTGGACGCCGAGGGCGCCTGGCGCGTGACCTCGCCGCCCGTCGGCCGCTACACGGTCGGCGCGGGCGACTCGTTCCTCGCGGGGCTGCTGCTCGCCCTCGACGACGGCATCGCGCTGCCCGAGGCCCTGCGCTCGGCGTCGGCGGTCGCCGCCGCGAACACCCTGCGCCCCGGTGCCGCGGTCTTCGACCCGGCGGACGTCGCCCCGCTCGCGGCCCGTATCGAGGTGCGCTATCTCGCGGGCGCGGAGGCCGGCGCGGCCCCGGAGACCGCGGATGCCTGA
- a CDS encoding carbohydrate kinase family protein: protein MTARVLVAGDANLDLVLRGDVVPRFGQAEQLLEGADLVLGSSAGICAAGLARLGVATSLVARVGDDVFGARTRELLEQAGVDTASVSVMSDEPTGVSVILSATDDRAILTLTGALARVTAHDVLAAADDATHLHVASFFLVPALAAELPRVLAELRSRGATTSLDTNWDPAEAWAGVAECLPHLDLLLPNAQEAIALARALGDEPADAVEAARSLAARGPVVVVKDGAAGGFAATPHGEVVRAPGLVLDVVDTTGAGDSFDAGFLAAWLDGRPLAEAVRWAAVAGSLSTRGAGGTGGQATRAEVEAELSA from the coding sequence ATGACGGCGCGCGTGCTCGTGGCGGGCGACGCCAACCTCGACCTCGTGCTGCGCGGCGACGTCGTGCCGCGGTTCGGCCAGGCGGAGCAGCTGCTCGAGGGGGCGGATCTCGTGCTCGGCTCAAGCGCCGGCATCTGCGCCGCGGGGCTCGCGCGCCTCGGCGTCGCGACATCGCTCGTGGCACGCGTCGGCGACGACGTGTTCGGCGCGCGCACGCGGGAGCTGCTCGAGCAGGCGGGGGTCGACACGGCATCCGTCTCCGTGATGAGCGACGAGCCGACGGGCGTCTCGGTCATCCTGTCGGCGACCGACGACCGCGCGATCCTCACACTCACGGGCGCGCTCGCGCGGGTCACGGCGCATGACGTGCTCGCGGCCGCGGACGACGCCACCCACCTGCACGTCGCATCCTTCTTCCTCGTGCCCGCGCTCGCCGCCGAGCTGCCGCGCGTGCTCGCCGAGCTGCGCTCGCGCGGCGCGACGACGAGCCTCGACACGAACTGGGACCCGGCAGAGGCGTGGGCCGGGGTCGCGGAGTGCCTGCCGCACCTCGACCTGCTGCTGCCGAACGCGCAGGAGGCGATCGCCCTCGCGCGTGCGCTCGGCGACGAGCCCGCGGATGCCGTGGAGGCCGCACGGTCGCTCGCGGCCCGCGGGCCCGTCGTCGTCGTGAAGGACGGGGCGGCGGGCGGCTTCGCCGCGACACCCCACGGCGAGGTCGTGCGCGCACCCGGACTCGTGCTCGACGTCGTCGACACGACGGGCGCGGGCGACAGCTTCGACGCCGGCTTCCTCGCGGCGTGGCTGGACGGCCGACCCCTCGCCGAGGCCGTGCGCTGGGCCGCCGTCGCGGGGTCGCTCTCGACGCGCGGGGCCGGCGGCACCGGCGGCCAGGCGACACGCGCGGAGGTCGAAGCGGAGCTGAGCGCGTGA
- a CDS encoding carbohydrate ABC transporter permease, producing the protein MATITETREAPRADAGGSPRGSAPDTRAGARKRRGLADFTGWAFVAPAMVIILGLSIFPAVWAFVLSLQKWNGFAPPKWVGGNNYGKLLSDEEFWAAVSHTGLFVLLFVPASVLLGLFLAVALNRDIPLIGLYRTAIFVPFVASAAATGILSTYLFSPQFGLANNVLRSLGLPAQGWLEDPNQAMIVIAIMSLWGQAAFTTVIYLAALQDVPGDLLEAARIDGANRWQTFWRIVWPQLSPVTVFVTIWQVIGALQLFDLVYTTTRGGPLDSTKTIVYYLWEKAFKALDFGGGSAAAYVLFFVTLLITIGMVLYARSRKLEAF; encoded by the coding sequence ATGGCGACGATCACCGAGACACGCGAGGCTCCGCGAGCGGATGCGGGCGGCAGCCCCCGCGGGTCGGCACCCGACACGCGCGCGGGCGCCCGCAAGCGCCGCGGGCTCGCCGACTTCACCGGCTGGGCGTTCGTCGCCCCGGCGATGGTCATCATCCTCGGTCTCTCGATCTTCCCCGCGGTGTGGGCGTTCGTGCTCTCGCTGCAGAAGTGGAACGGCTTCGCGCCGCCGAAGTGGGTCGGCGGGAACAACTACGGCAAGCTCCTGAGCGACGAGGAGTTCTGGGCCGCCGTGTCGCACACGGGCCTCTTCGTGCTGCTCTTCGTGCCCGCCTCGGTGCTGCTGGGGCTGTTCCTCGCCGTCGCACTCAACCGCGACATCCCGCTCATCGGCCTCTACCGCACGGCGATCTTCGTGCCGTTCGTCGCCTCGGCGGCGGCGACCGGCATCCTGTCGACCTACCTCTTCAGCCCGCAGTTCGGCCTCGCCAACAACGTGCTGCGCTCGCTCGGGTTGCCCGCGCAGGGCTGGCTCGAGGACCCGAACCAGGCGATGATCGTCATCGCGATCATGTCGCTGTGGGGTCAGGCGGCGTTCACGACCGTCATCTACCTCGCCGCCCTGCAGGATGTGCCGGGCGACCTGCTCGAGGCGGCGCGCATCGACGGCGCGAACCGCTGGCAGACCTTCTGGCGCATCGTGTGGCCGCAGCTCAGCCCCGTGACGGTGTTCGTCACGATCTGGCAGGTCATCGGCGCCCTGCAGCTGTTCGATCTCGTCTACACGACGACGAGAGGCGGTCCCCTCGATTCGACGAAGACGATCGTCTACTACCTGTGGGAGAAGGCCTTCAAGGCGCTCGACTTCGGCGGGGGTTCGGCGGCGGCCTACGTGCTGTTCTTCGTGACCCTGCTCATCACGATCGGCATGGTGCTCTACGCGCGCAGCCGGAAGCTGGAGGCGTTCTGA
- a CDS encoding SIS domain-containing protein: protein MNITSLEIESQPDIWRRSLDLLDDATRMLTRSGERMLVIGCGTSAFVAESFALLREAAGFGETDAAYASEPRPWRPYDAVLGISRSGTTTEVIDALREVPEGVRKIVVTGVADSPVAELADEVLLLDFADERSVVQTRFPTTFLFLARAAFGDDVSALPDEASEALATGAPQTPEGFDHIVYLGRGWTYGLAQEAALKVREAAQAWAESYPLLDYRHGPLAVAHPGSLVWLLGVRDDDLARDIEATGAQVVQSDADPLVQLALAQQLAVDTAVSRGLDPDKPRHLTRSIVLS, encoded by the coding sequence ATGAACATCACCTCCCTCGAGATCGAGAGCCAGCCGGACATCTGGCGTCGCTCGCTCGACCTCCTCGACGACGCCACGCGGATGCTGACCCGGTCGGGCGAGCGCATGCTCGTCATCGGCTGCGGCACCTCCGCCTTCGTGGCAGAGTCGTTCGCTCTGCTGCGGGAGGCCGCGGGCTTCGGCGAGACGGACGCGGCCTACGCATCCGAGCCCCGCCCGTGGCGCCCCTACGACGCCGTGCTCGGGATCTCGCGCTCGGGCACCACGACCGAGGTGATCGACGCCCTGCGCGAGGTGCCCGAGGGTGTGCGCAAGATCGTCGTGACGGGCGTCGCGGACTCGCCGGTGGCCGAGCTCGCCGACGAGGTGCTGCTGCTCGATTTCGCCGACGAGCGCTCGGTCGTGCAGACGCGCTTCCCGACGACGTTCCTCTTCCTCGCGCGCGCGGCGTTCGGCGACGACGTCTCCGCCCTGCCCGATGAGGCCTCCGAGGCGCTCGCCACGGGCGCACCGCAGACCCCCGAGGGCTTCGATCACATCGTCTACCTCGGTCGCGGCTGGACCTACGGCCTCGCCCAGGAGGCGGCGCTCAAGGTGCGGGAGGCCGCGCAGGCGTGGGCCGAGTCGTACCCGCTGCTCGACTACCGCCACGGCCCGCTCGCGGTCGCGCACCCCGGCTCGCTCGTGTGGCTGCTCGGCGTGCGCGACGACGACCTCGCGCGCGACATCGAGGCGACCGGCGCGCAGGTGGTGCAGTCGGACGCCGACCCGCTCGTGCAGCTCGCGCTCGCGCAGCAGCTCGCGGTCGACACGGCGGTCTCGCGCGGACTCGACCCCGACAAGCCGCGTCACCTGACGCGGTCGATCGTGCTCTCCTGA
- a CDS encoding carbohydrate ABC transporter permease has product MSSAPARLRPARATRRGGAEAQARRRDGAWPWLFVLPLLIGIATFYLWPILQTFYFSFTEWGVFGGTTWTGIDNYARLVVDPKLYQSIGNTLLYTAIVLLGIPIAVVLATLLNTPGLRFAAVYRVLFFLPYIAMPTAVAMVWRIIFNGDFGVLNWVLSLVGIDGPYWTSTPGVALVAVAIVGLWSSLGFAIIVLGAGLKAIPPEYYEAAELDGASAWRRFTSITVPLLTPSIFFVTVVTTISSFQLFDLLYAILGSSNPIVPKSMSLVYFFYREGFTLGDKGYAAAIAMVILAIIGMATLVQFRLQRKWVVND; this is encoded by the coding sequence ATGAGCTCCGCCCCCGCACGCCTCCGCCCCGCGCGCGCCACCCGGCGCGGCGGGGCGGAGGCCCAGGCCCGCCGGCGGGACGGAGCCTGGCCGTGGCTGTTCGTGCTCCCGCTGCTCATCGGCATCGCCACCTTCTATCTGTGGCCGATCCTGCAGACCTTCTACTTCTCGTTCACCGAGTGGGGCGTGTTCGGCGGCACGACGTGGACGGGCATCGACAACTACGCGCGGCTCGTCGTCGACCCGAAGCTCTACCAGTCGATCGGCAACACGCTGCTCTACACGGCGATCGTGCTGCTCGGCATCCCGATCGCGGTCGTGCTCGCGACCCTGCTCAACACGCCGGGGCTGCGCTTCGCCGCCGTCTACCGCGTGCTGTTTTTCCTGCCCTACATCGCGATGCCGACGGCCGTCGCGATGGTGTGGCGCATCATCTTCAACGGCGACTTCGGCGTGCTCAACTGGGTGCTCTCGCTCGTCGGGATCGACGGGCCGTACTGGACGAGCACTCCCGGCGTGGCGCTCGTCGCCGTTGCGATCGTCGGGCTGTGGTCGTCGCTCGGGTTCGCGATCATCGTGCTGGGTGCGGGCCTCAAGGCGATCCCGCCGGAGTACTACGAGGCCGCCGAGCTCGACGGCGCATCCGCGTGGCGTCGGTTCACGTCGATCACGGTGCCGCTGCTCACGCCGAGCATTTTCTTCGTGACGGTCGTCACGACCATCTCGAGCTTCCAGCTGTTCGACCTGCTCTACGCGATCCTCGGCAGCTCGAACCCGATCGTGCCGAAGAGCATGTCGCTCGTCTACTTCTTCTACCGCGAGGGCTTCACCCTCGGCGACAAGGGCTACGCCGCGGCGATCGCGATGGTCATCCTCGCGATCATCGGCATGGCGACGCTCGTGCAGTTCCGCCTCCAGAGGAAGTGGGTCGTCAATGACTGA
- a CDS encoding ABC transporter substrate-binding protein, giving the protein MHRRITWLALAAATATAAATLTGCSAGGATELDPEADVTITWWTGQADEAESILEGLADEFEELHPNVTVDISSGASSTEELLQKLSAGFASDTYPNISYSFGSWASELESSGRTLDLRDQVEDPSFAWDEFSEAARATVQPTGEKIIGFPALVDNLSLIYNKTVFDAAGVEYPTEEWSWDDFRDAAKKLTDPATETYGYAYSVSGSEETTWQFWPHLWQNGGEILNDDGTAAFASDAGVDALEFLRQMAVDDKSIYLDQTDTKFAQLFAADRIGMMTSGPWQLYDLNTAGTQYGVTVLPGTDGDHQTVSGPDIWALFDTQDVNENYWSVELLKWLTAPEQDVRWNVEFGNLPLRASEIDSPEFQAQVVALPGIDIMAANNENAVKSRPTVAGYVGLSEAIGSAISKVLQGQGDPKEALEDAAKKADEALADN; this is encoded by the coding sequence ATGCACCGTCGCATCACCTGGCTCGCCCTCGCCGCAGCCACCGCAACAGCCGCCGCCACGCTCACCGGATGCTCGGCAGGAGGCGCCACCGAGCTCGACCCCGAGGCCGACGTCACCATCACGTGGTGGACCGGTCAGGCCGACGAGGCCGAGAGCATCCTCGAGGGCCTCGCGGACGAGTTCGAGGAGCTCCACCCGAACGTCACCGTTGACATCTCCTCGGGCGCCTCGTCGACCGAGGAGCTGCTGCAGAAGCTCTCCGCGGGCTTCGCGAGCGACACCTACCCGAACATCTCGTACTCCTTCGGCTCCTGGGCGAGCGAGCTCGAGTCGTCGGGCCGCACGCTCGACCTGCGCGACCAGGTCGAGGACCCCTCGTTCGCCTGGGACGAGTTCTCGGAGGCCGCGCGCGCGACCGTGCAGCCGACGGGCGAGAAGATCATCGGCTTCCCGGCTCTTGTCGACAACCTCTCCCTCATCTACAACAAGACGGTCTTCGACGCCGCGGGCGTCGAGTACCCGACCGAGGAGTGGAGCTGGGACGACTTCCGCGACGCCGCGAAGAAGCTCACCGACCCGGCGACCGAGACTTACGGCTACGCCTACTCGGTGTCGGGCTCCGAGGAGACGACGTGGCAGTTCTGGCCGCACCTGTGGCAGAACGGCGGCGAGATCCTGAACGACGACGGCACCGCCGCCTTCGCGAGCGACGCGGGCGTCGACGCCCTCGAGTTCCTCCGCCAGATGGCCGTCGACGACAAGAGCATCTACCTCGACCAGACCGACACCAAGTTCGCGCAGCTCTTCGCGGCCGACCGCATCGGCATGATGACCTCCGGCCCGTGGCAGCTCTACGACCTCAACACGGCCGGCACGCAGTACGGCGTCACCGTGCTTCCGGGAACCGACGGCGACCACCAGACCGTCTCGGGCCCCGACATCTGGGCGCTGTTCGACACGCAGGACGTCAACGAGAACTACTGGTCGGTCGAGCTGCTCAAGTGGCTCACCGCTCCGGAGCAGGACGTGCGCTGGAACGTCGAGTTCGGCAACCTGCCGCTCCGCGCGAGCGAGATCGACAGCCCCGAGTTCCAGGCCCAGGTCGTCGCCCTCCCGGGCATCGACATCATGGCCGCCAACAACGAGAACGCGGTGAAGTCGCGTCCCACGGTGGCGGGCTACGTCGGGCTCTCCGAGGCCATCGGATCGGCCATCTCGAAGGTGCTCCAGGGTCAGGGCGACCCGAAGGAGGCCCTCGAGGACGCCGCGAAGAAGGCCGACGAGGCTCTCGCCGACAACTGA
- a CDS encoding carbohydrate ABC transporter permease: MAITTATRALHTAEGRGRKPKGRFSPWHFVLAPIALIFVIPFAQMLLASLSPAEELVKFPPPFFPSRLTLDGFFSLFTTTDVVRWLANSTIVSVVSIASHIVLCSLAGYGFARLQFRGRNVGFFMIVATIMIPTQLLMIPTYIMFSKLGLVNTVAAAFVPWLASAFGIFLMRQFFLSIPAEVEEAAALDGANRLQIFLRVVLPLARPAMATLAIFTLLSSWNDLIWPLIAINNEDWFTVQLGIANFQGTRRTQWSLLMAGNVVATLPLVLFFLFAQKQFVQTMTMSGLKG; the protein is encoded by the coding sequence ATGGCGATCACGACGGCCACGCGCGCCCTCCACACGGCCGAGGGGCGGGGGCGCAAGCCCAAGGGCCGGTTCAGTCCGTGGCACTTCGTGCTCGCGCCCATCGCGCTCATCTTCGTGATCCCGTTCGCGCAGATGCTGCTCGCCTCGCTCTCGCCGGCCGAGGAGCTCGTGAAGTTCCCGCCCCCGTTCTTCCCGTCGCGGCTCACCCTCGACGGCTTCTTCTCGCTCTTCACGACGACGGATGTGGTGCGCTGGCTCGCGAACTCGACGATCGTCTCGGTCGTGTCGATCGCGTCGCACATCGTGCTGTGCTCGCTCGCCGGGTACGGGTTCGCGCGCCTGCAGTTCCGGGGCCGGAACGTCGGCTTCTTCATGATCGTCGCGACGATCATGATCCCGACTCAGCTGCTCATGATCCCGACCTACATCATGTTCTCGAAGCTCGGCCTCGTGAACACCGTCGCGGCCGCGTTCGTGCCGTGGCTCGCATCCGCGTTCGGCATCTTCCTCATGCGGCAGTTCTTCCTGTCGATCCCCGCGGAGGTCGAGGAGGCCGCGGCGCTCGACGGCGCGAACCGCCTGCAGATCTTCCTGCGGGTCGTGCTTCCGCTCGCCCGGCCGGCGATGGCGACGCTCGCGATCTTCACGCTGCTGAGCTCGTGGAACGACCTCATCTGGCCCCTCATCGCGATCAACAACGAGGACTGGTTCACGGTGCAGCTCGGCATCGCGAACTTCCAGGGCACGCGGCGCACGCAGTGGTCGCTGCTCATGGCGGGCAACGTCGTGGCGACGCTGCCGCTCGTGCTGTTCTTCCTCTTCGCGCAGAAGCAGTTCGTGCAGACGATGACGATGTCGGGGCTCAAGGGATGA
- a CDS encoding sugar ABC transporter substrate-binding protein has protein sequence MQRTSTRGRMALAATAAASTVALLAACSGPAGDAGSDADYAPPASDLQAELTYAFWDASQQAAIEANLEEFNAQYPNIKVNLDVTPWGDYWTKIQTQASSDTLPDLFWLNGPNFQLYASNGKVAPITTLVDGGYIDTADYPSALVDLYNLDGVQYGVPKDFDTIGLWYNTALFAAAGVDEPTADWTWDDVSAAGEQISTALADQGVYGVAGGMDGQTTYYNTIFQAGGEVITADGTSGYADEATQKGLQFWADLIASGASPSMQQLTDTPADQWFTSGKLAMYYGGSWFRGAIGGSDVEADVQVAPLPRGEKQATVIHGVANVVSANSKNKQAARALQVFLASKEAQQQQGEVGSIIPAFTGTQSSFVGSLPGVNLQVFLDAVDYAVPLPVSKNSAAWNAFEAELLPEAFSGDRSVADVTVDLAQQMDDALAKER, from the coding sequence ATGCAACGCACCAGCACCCGCGGCCGTATGGCCCTCGCCGCCACAGCGGCGGCGAGCACGGTCGCACTCCTCGCCGCCTGCTCCGGTCCGGCGGGCGACGCCGGCTCGGACGCCGACTACGCGCCGCCCGCATCCGATCTGCAGGCCGAGCTCACCTACGCGTTCTGGGACGCGAGCCAGCAGGCCGCGATCGAGGCGAACCTCGAGGAGTTCAACGCGCAGTACCCGAACATCAAGGTCAACCTCGACGTCACCCCGTGGGGCGACTACTGGACGAAGATCCAGACCCAGGCCTCGAGCGACACGCTGCCCGACCTGTTCTGGCTCAACGGCCCGAACTTCCAGCTCTACGCCTCGAACGGCAAGGTCGCGCCCATCACGACGCTCGTCGACGGCGGGTACATCGACACCGCCGACTACCCGAGCGCCCTCGTCGACCTCTACAACCTCGACGGCGTGCAGTACGGGGTCCCGAAGGACTTCGACACGATCGGCCTCTGGTACAACACGGCGCTCTTCGCCGCGGCGGGCGTCGACGAGCCCACCGCCGACTGGACGTGGGACGACGTGAGCGCGGCCGGCGAGCAGATCTCGACGGCGCTCGCCGACCAGGGCGTGTACGGCGTCGCGGGCGGCATGGACGGCCAGACCACGTACTACAACACGATCTTCCAGGCGGGCGGCGAGGTCATCACCGCCGACGGCACCTCGGGCTACGCCGACGAGGCCACCCAGAAGGGCCTCCAGTTCTGGGCCGACCTCATCGCGAGCGGCGCCTCGCCCTCGATGCAGCAGCTCACCGACACCCCCGCCGACCAGTGGTTCACCTCGGGCAAGCTCGCCATGTACTACGGCGGCAGCTGGTTCCGCGGCGCCATCGGGGGATCGGATGTCGAGGCCGACGTGCAGGTCGCCCCGCTCCCCAGGGGCGAGAAGCAGGCCACCGTCATCCACGGCGTCGCGAACGTCGTCTCGGCCAACAGCAAGAACAAGCAGGCGGCGCGCGCGCTCCAGGTGTTCCTCGCGAGCAAGGAGGCGCAGCAGCAGCAGGGCGAGGTCGGGTCGATCATCCCCGCGTTCACCGGCACGCAGTCGTCGTTCGTCGGCTCGCTCCCGGGTGTGAACCTGCAGGTCTTCCTCGACGCCGTGGACTACGCCGTGCCGCTGCCCGTGTCGAAGAACTCGGCCGCGTGGAACGCGTTCGAGGCCGAGCTGCTCCCCGAGGCGTTCTCGGGCGACCGCTCGGTGGCGGATGTCACGGTCGATCTCGCGCAGCAGATGGACGACGCCCTGGCCAAGGAGCGATGA
- a CDS encoding carbohydrate ABC transporter permease, with translation MTDVAIRRRRGGRRGSHVLAHVVLGVGGVLMAFPFVWQILMSLSTNAEVQSVTPHFWPSELHWENYAVVFERLPFVSQLRTSVLITVIRTLAQILLCTLAGYAFARMRFFGRGYILGIVLSILMVPSQVYLISQYQIVQGLGWLNTLIGIVAPGLFSAFGTFLMYTAFQNLPDELEEAARLDGASPLRVFWNVMLPLVRPSINVLAILTALWSWNELLWPLVVTTYQENMPLSAGLATLVGDKNNTSYPVIMGASVMALAPILILFIALQRKVIDGLAFSGMK, from the coding sequence ATGACTGACGTCGCCATCCGTCGCCGCCGTGGCGGCCGCCGCGGCTCGCATGTGCTCGCCCACGTCGTGCTCGGAGTGGGCGGGGTGCTCATGGCGTTCCCGTTCGTGTGGCAAATCCTCATGTCGCTCTCGACGAACGCCGAGGTGCAGTCGGTCACGCCGCACTTCTGGCCGAGCGAGCTCCACTGGGAGAACTACGCCGTCGTGTTCGAGCGCCTGCCGTTCGTCTCGCAGCTGCGCACCTCGGTGCTCATCACGGTCATCCGCACGCTTGCCCAGATCCTGCTGTGCACGCTCGCCGGCTACGCGTTCGCCCGGATGCGCTTCTTCGGTCGGGGATACATCCTCGGCATCGTGCTGTCGATCCTCATGGTGCCGTCGCAGGTGTACCTCATCTCGCAATACCAGATCGTGCAGGGACTCGGATGGCTCAACACCCTCATCGGCATCGTCGCGCCCGGCCTGTTCAGCGCGTTCGGCACCTTCCTCATGTACACGGCGTTCCAGAACCTGCCCGACGAGCTCGAGGAGGCCGCGCGGCTCGACGGGGCGTCACCGTTGCGCGTCTTCTGGAACGTCATGCTGCCGCTCGTGCGGCCGAGCATCAACGTGCTCGCGATCCTCACGGCGCTGTGGTCGTGGAACGAGCTGCTGTGGCCGCTCGTCGTGACGACCTACCAGGAGAACATGCCGCTCTCGGCGGGTCTCGCGACCCTCGTGGGCGACAAGAACAACACGAGCTACCCGGTGATCATGGGCGCGAGCGTCATGGCGCTCGCGCCCATCCTCATCCTGTTCATCGCGCTGCAGCGCAAGGTCATCGACGGCCTCGCGTTCTCCGGGATGAAGTAG